In Kaistia defluvii, one genomic interval encodes:
- a CDS encoding IspD/TarI family cytidylyltransferase — MFDAKARKPQAAQALIQAAGGGTRLGLGPKAFVPLGGQTLLERSITLFRDIAESILVAVPAADFERARALVGAPGVTILVGGPTRSDTTRKLIGAATAPWLILHDVVHPFATTASVRQLLDAAREPGAAAPGIVNTEYLYRRDGEILHAPGDVLVGQKPVVFSSEAVKRAYERLDAADVSGDPSLLEVLEIAGIRTAFVEGSARNIKITSLEDLELAEAMVALERLRSKS, encoded by the coding sequence ATGTTCGACGCTAAGGCGCGCAAGCCGCAGGCGGCGCAGGCCCTCATCCAGGCGGCTGGTGGAGGCACCCGATTGGGGCTTGGCCCCAAGGCTTTCGTGCCGTTGGGCGGCCAGACCTTGCTGGAACGCTCGATCACGCTTTTCCGCGACATCGCCGAAAGCATCCTCGTCGCAGTTCCGGCCGCCGACTTCGAGCGCGCGCGGGCGCTGGTTGGAGCCCCCGGCGTCACGATCCTGGTCGGTGGCCCCACGCGCAGCGACACGACCCGAAAGCTGATCGGGGCGGCGACGGCCCCCTGGCTGATCCTGCACGACGTCGTCCACCCGTTCGCGACCACGGCTTCGGTGCGGCAATTGCTGGATGCGGCGAGGGAGCCGGGCGCCGCCGCGCCCGGCATTGTCAACACCGAGTATCTCTATCGCCGCGACGGAGAGATCCTGCATGCGCCGGGCGATGTGCTGGTAGGCCAGAAGCCCGTCGTCTTTTCGAGCGAGGCGGTGAAACGGGCTTACGAGCGACTGGACGCCGCCGACGTCTCCGGAGATCCGAGCCTGCTCGAAGTGCTCGAGATAGCCGGCATTCGCACCGCCTTCGTCGAGGGCAGCGCCCGCAACATCAAGATCACCAGTCTGGAGGATCTCGAACTGGCGGAGGCGATGGTCGCGCTGGAACGCCTTCGATCGAAGTCTTGA
- a CDS encoding rhamnan synthesis F family protein, translating to MSDTHGSSGLLRPLARLWRRARRADRSSAGLDLRGSSRRPIRYLLELEARPGQRPFVPLQISRHGQPEASTIYVPCLGRTRYVLEVSLPAMRITFSPQQVAMATRVPLLRWLRRLGPSFRRAERRLGIEIVDGLRLTPLLYGRGPEAHELAATLRTLRGWGLGVESQNFQEVMARAVEPPARPYQPRAVDPRPRIGIVLHLHYVELWPEFEALLAGLERPLRLLVTTTAEDPDLAARITDGFPGAVIKTYPNRGRDIGPFIGLLRDGHLDGLDLLCKLHGKRSGASGARAVLGEMWRRASVGDLIGSRDVVDEIVRRFSDTPEIGMIGSRRFRLPNEHMGLDSVWGANHEQIRMLAQQLGLPDDRLVVEFFAGTMFWVRRDVLDALAQLPLDIDSFPPEAGQLDGTLHHALERVFGLLPGLAGKRLEDTLWSSTPTPALSARGGSTTESGQRQTA from the coding sequence ATGTCCGACACCCATGGCAGCTCCGGTCTGTTGAGACCACTCGCACGCCTCTGGCGCCGGGCACGCAGAGCGGACCGGTCCAGCGCGGGCCTCGACCTGCGCGGATCCTCACGACGCCCCATCCGCTACCTGCTCGAACTGGAAGCCCGTCCGGGACAGCGCCCCTTCGTGCCACTCCAGATCAGTCGACACGGCCAGCCGGAAGCCTCCACGATCTATGTGCCTTGCCTCGGGCGCACCCGCTATGTTCTGGAAGTCTCGCTACCGGCGATGAGGATCACGTTCAGTCCGCAGCAGGTCGCCATGGCGACACGGGTTCCGCTCCTGCGATGGCTACGCCGGCTGGGGCCAAGCTTTCGCCGCGCCGAACGCCGGTTGGGAATCGAGATCGTCGACGGGCTTCGACTGACGCCGCTGCTGTATGGCCGGGGACCCGAAGCGCATGAACTGGCCGCCACGCTGCGGACGTTGCGGGGCTGGGGGTTGGGCGTCGAGAGCCAAAACTTCCAGGAGGTGATGGCACGGGCCGTGGAGCCTCCCGCCCGGCCGTATCAGCCGCGCGCCGTGGATCCAAGGCCCCGGATCGGCATCGTGCTGCATCTGCACTATGTCGAACTCTGGCCAGAATTCGAGGCGCTGCTTGCCGGACTGGAACGCCCGTTGCGGCTTCTCGTCACAACGACTGCGGAAGATCCCGACCTCGCCGCCCGGATTACGGATGGCTTCCCCGGGGCAGTCATCAAGACCTACCCCAATCGAGGCCGCGATATCGGACCGTTCATTGGCCTGCTGCGGGACGGACATCTCGATGGGCTGGATCTGCTGTGCAAGCTGCATGGCAAGCGTTCGGGCGCCTCGGGCGCGCGCGCTGTGCTGGGTGAGATGTGGCGGCGGGCGAGCGTCGGCGACCTGATCGGCTCCCGCGACGTCGTGGACGAGATCGTCCGGCGCTTCTCCGATACCCCCGAGATCGGCATGATCGGCTCGCGTCGGTTCCGCTTACCCAACGAGCATATGGGGCTCGATTCCGTATGGGGCGCGAACCACGAACAGATCCGAATGTTGGCGCAGCAGCTTGGCTTGCCCGATGACAGGCTTGTCGTCGAATTTTTCGCAGGGACGATGTTCTGGGTGCGGCGCGACGTACTAGACGCCCTGGCGCAGCTGCCGCTCGACATCGACTCCTTCCCGCCCGAGGCCGGCCAGCTCGATGGCACGCTGCACCATGCGTTGGAGCGTGTCTTCGGCCTGCTACCCGGGCTTGCCGGCAAGCGGCTGGAAGATACGCTCTGGTCCAGCACGCCGACGCCGGCGCTATCGGCGCGCGGGGGATCGACCACCGAAAGCGGGCAGCGTCAAACCGCCTGA
- a CDS encoding ANTAR domain-containing response regulator, producing the protein MKPNAIRVVVVDDNAVRAAILVDGLREAGIDGVEVIETSTQLVRRLAAIDPDVIIIDLENPSRDMLEQMFQVSRVVSRPVAMFVDQSDQAMIRAAVDAGVSAYIVDGLKKERVKAIVDMAISRFEAFDRLQRELLEAKSELADRKVIDRAKGILMRSRNLSEEEAYALLRQAAMNEKRRIADIAQSLVTAAGLLGK; encoded by the coding sequence ATGAAACCAAATGCCATCCGGGTCGTGGTGGTCGACGACAATGCGGTTCGGGCGGCCATCCTCGTCGATGGCCTGCGCGAGGCCGGTATTGATGGCGTCGAGGTGATCGAGACCAGCACGCAACTCGTTCGCCGGCTGGCCGCCATCGATCCCGACGTCATCATCATCGATCTCGAAAATCCCAGCCGCGACATGCTCGAGCAGATGTTCCAGGTGTCTCGCGTCGTGTCGCGTCCCGTGGCGATGTTCGTCGACCAGTCCGACCAGGCCATGATCCGTGCCGCCGTCGATGCCGGCGTCTCCGCCTATATCGTCGACGGGCTGAAGAAGGAGCGGGTGAAAGCCATCGTCGACATGGCGATCAGCCGCTTCGAGGCGTTTGACCGGCTGCAGCGCGAACTGCTGGAAGCGAAGAGCGAGCTGGCCGACCGCAAGGTGATCGACCGCGCCAAGGGAATCCTGATGCGGTCGCGAAACCTGTCCGAGGAAGAGGCCTATGCGCTGCTGCGGCAGGCGGCGATGAACGAGAAGCGCCGCATCGCCGACATCGCGCAGAGCCTCGTCACCGCGGCCGGATTGCTCGGAAAATAG